Proteins encoded by one window of Glycine soja cultivar W05 chromosome 15, ASM419377v2, whole genome shotgun sequence:
- the LOC114387531 gene encoding protein MANNAN SYNTHESIS-RELATED-like: MSTMDLRQALAGLLTLSMFIMLGNMIKKDHFDSMYDVNIEAAPASQNASEVVTEQSLATVSHVSKKSLMENGKGLKPCRNPLALEEAPQSEGFITFSLTNGPEYHISQIADAVVVARILGATLVLPDIRSSKSGYSMSLGDIYDVQKIINRLDGLVRVTRTLPVTNGNPPIVKVPNRVSQDYIVRTVQPIYKAKGIVKIESHFSSVNPTMAGNKKSLDTFACQTMFGTLQLQPEMHEVVDSMVQKLQSWSQNSNGQFIAVDLRTEMVAKECHKKDVSGRKLCYQPHEIGEFLKKIGFSPETTVVYVTQSKWNSDLDALKDIFPKTYTKETVMAEDKKGKSLSSQSSEFEKVIDFYICSQSEVFVPSIPGLFYANVAGMRIVSGKNQILVPAEISSPSASASDYISPYVSQKNHFAYACFC; encoded by the exons ATGTCAACAATGGACTTGAGGCAAGCCTTGGCTGGACTTCTCACTCTCTCTATGTTCATCATGCTGGGAAACATGATCAAGAAGGACCATTTTGATTCCATGTATGAT GTTAATATTGAAGCTGCACCAGCATCCCAGAATGCCTCTGAAGTAGTCACTGAACAATCCCTTGCAACGGTTTCACATGTAAGCAAAAAGTCTTTGATGGAAAATGGAAAAGGACTTAAACCATGTAGGAACCCCCTTGCACTTG AAGAGGCACCGCAATCTGAAGGTTTCATCACATTCTCCTTAACAAATGGCCCTGAGTATCATATCTCACAG ATTGCTGATGCAGTGGTGGTAGCTAGAATCTTGGGAGCCACTCTTGTGCTTCCTGACATCAGGAGTAGCAAATCGGGGTATAGCAT GAGCCTTGGAGATATTTATGATGTTCAGAAAATTATTAATAGGCTAGATGGGTTGGTAAGAGTAACTAGGACACTGCCTGTAACCAATGGAAATCCACCAATAGTGAAGGTACCTAACAGGGTTTCACAAGACTATATTGTAAGGACAGTGCAGCCAATATACAAAGCCAAGGGCATTGTTAAGATTGAATCACACTTTTCCTCAGTTAACCCAACAATGGCAGGAAATAAGAAGAGCCTTGACACATTTGCATGCCAAACAATGTTTGGAACTCTTCAGTTGCAACCAGAGATGCATGAAGTTGTGGACTCAATGGTCCAAAAGCTACAAAGTTGGAGCCAGAACTCAAATGGCCAATTCATTGCAGTGGACTTGAGGACTGAGATGGTGGCAAAGGAGTGTCACAAAAAAGATGTCTCAGGAAGAAAACTTTGTTACCAGCCACATGAGATAGGTGAATTCCTCAAGAAGATTGGATTCAGTCCTGAGACTACTGTTGTTTATGTGACTCAGTCAAAATGGAATTCTGATCTTGATGCCCTAAAAGATATCTTCCCAAAAACCTATACCAAG GAAACTGTAATGGCAGAAGACAAGAAGGGAAAGTCTCTCAGCTCACAAAGCTCTGAATTTGAGAAGGTCATTGATTTCTACATATGTTCTCAAAGTGAGGTCTTTGTGCCCTCTATTCCTGGCCTCTTCTATGCTAATGTTGCTGGGATGAGAATTGTATCAGGGAAAAACCAGATACTTGTTCCTGCTGAAATATCAAGTCCATCAGCTTCAGCCTCTGATTACATTTCTCCCTATGTGTCTCAGAAGAACCATTTTGCTTATGCATGCTTTTGTTAA